CATCTTCACCACCACCAGGAGTAACTACTATTAGCTTTTCTTGGTCTCCTATACCTATTTTTTGCCTAATTTCCTGAGGTCCAACCGTTGGCATTTCTTTACGTATATAACCACAATACTTGGTTTTTTTTACTAGAGCTAAGGGAAATTTATATTCTCTAACTGCGTCAAAGATATCGGGAGTACCTACGATTAAAATGCGATCATAATAGGAGTCAATCGCTTGATAATAATCGTGTTTTTTCCATTCTTTAATCGTTGCCTTGGGATGATCTAAAATGTCCCGCAATAGCAAAATTAACTTGGTGTGTAAGCGTTGAGATTTGATATAATCGAGAGTGGGTTGTAATTCGTCTAGTAAACCATAGGGCTTTTTATCTACTATAAGCAAATCAGGTTGAAAGCTCATAACTGTAGTTTTAATCAAATCGGCTCTCAATTGTACGAGTTGATTTAAATCAGTCTCTAAATAACTAGGATTTAAAGACCCTTGGGAATCACGGCTAATACAAGGAAGCTTGATATAATCTATGCCATCAGGAATCCGAAAACTATGAATAGCCGGAGAACCAGATAAGATTAAAATTGAACTAGAAGTGATGGTTTCTTGCAAATGCTGGGAGATAGCCAGCATCCTACGAATGTTACCAAGACCAAAGGCATCGTGGGAATAAATAATAATCCTCATTGTGGCAATTAGTCCTTATTTTACCTTTAGACTTTAGTTTGGATTAAAATAATAAAAAAAATATGAGGCTTCCATGGAGTTCGATGAAATTTACATGAGAAAATTCTTAAACAAGATTAAATTAAGGAATTTGTTTTCAAAGTTAAAATTTCAGGAACTCTTTCCGGAAACTAGAAGTCGCATTTTAATTTGTTACTTACTACTGA
The sequence above is drawn from the Gloeocapsa sp. PCC 73106 genome and encodes:
- a CDS encoding glycosyltransferase family protein yields the protein MRIIIYSHDAFGLGNIRRMLAISQHLQETITSSSILILSGSPAIHSFRIPDGIDYIKLPCISRDSQGSLNPSYLETDLNQLVQLRADLIKTTVMSFQPDLLIVDKKPYGLLDELQPTLDYIKSQRLHTKLILLLRDILDHPKATIKEWKKHDYYQAIDSYYDRILIVGTPDIFDAVREYKFPLALVKKTKYCGYIRKEMPTVGPQEIRQKIGIGDQEKLIVVTPGGGEDGYPLIDNYLDCLEVLSYSVKSIIILGREMPRKSKEALITKIAKIKNIVYLDFSLYLVNYLSAADLIVSMAGYNTITEILSLQKKVIAIPRCYPSLEQSIRVAQLEKLGLLSGIKFSELTPERLAQKIKINLTNTTPSNYQVDFSGLDKIRQEILELFLTKVAVDI